In Candidatus Bathyarchaeia archaeon, a single window of DNA contains:
- a CDS encoding NADH-quinone oxidoreductase subunit K: MDYMILSVILLAVGIFGLLTKRHLVKVLISIEIIAVAASMNFVLLASSLNRTLGEAFLILAFSTDTCVTAIVLALLVIVVKKYGTCDIRKLAEIEQSADEEQTKFEAEQ, translated from the coding sequence TTGCTTGCCGTTGGCATTTTCGGCTTATTGACCAAGCGTCACCTTGTTAAAGTGTTAATTTCCATTGAAATTATTGCGGTGGCAGCGTCTATGAATTTTGTGCTGTTAGCCTCTTCTTTGAATAGAACTTTAGGCGAAGCGTTTCTGATACTTGCTTTTTCCACGGACACTTGCGTAACCGCCATAGTGTTAGCTTTGCTGGTTATAGTCGTCAAAAAGTATGGAACGTGCGACATTAGAAAGCTGGCAGAAATAGAGCAGAGTGCAGATGAGGAGCAGACAAAATTTGAGGCAGAGCAGTGA